One Cicer arietinum cultivar CDC Frontier isolate Library 1 chromosome 8, Cicar.CDCFrontier_v2.0, whole genome shotgun sequence DNA segment encodes these proteins:
- the LOC101501446 gene encoding subtilisin-like protease SBT1.7, giving the protein MKTLKKYFIVTLFVILVACDISLARTKNSENEKITYIVHVSKPRMPTIFNHHSIWYQSILKSISNSAEMLYTYDNAIHGFSASLTIEEVQLLKSQTGVLKVTMDKNYKLLTTRTPKFLGLDKIANMFPTTTISSDVIVGLLDTGVWPESKSFDDTGYGPIPSSWKGKCETGTNFNTSNCNKKLIGARFYSKGVKASMVSIDETKESLSPRDDDGHGTHTASTAAGSPVENASLFGYANGTARGMAIGARVAVYKVCWKDTCSVSDILAAMDQAIADQVNILSLSLGGEAIDYIEDNIAIGAFAAMEHGILVSCAAGNSGPTSLSVTNVAPWITTVGAGTLDRDFPAYVNLGNGKNYSGVSLYKGSSLPHTVPFIYAGNASSDEGGGQGLCFPYSLAPEKVAGKIVLCDRGEISRAQKGNTVKSAGGLGMVLANVGTGEEPTADVHVLPAISVGFTVGEAIKKYLFSNPKPTGTIVVQGTKIGIEPSPVVAQFSSRGPNSINPQILKPDLIAPGVSILAAYTRNKSPTSLDSDPRRVDFNIISGTSMACPHVSGLAALIKSVHPDWSPAAIRSALMTTAYTNYKNGMTLLDSANNKPATPFDFGAGHVDPVLALNPGLVYDLTVDDYLYFLCALNYTADDIETMARRKYTCDPKKNYSLTNLNYPSFGVVFEIGNGVKEIKHMRTLTNVGAAGTYKVSIKSDAPSVKISVEPKVISFKKNEKKSYIITFTTSSSKSAQSFGSLEWSNGKTIVRSPIAFSWNLRRKVQE; this is encoded by the coding sequence ATGAAAACACTTAAGAAATATTTCATTGTAACTCTTTTTGTTATTCTTGTTGCCTGTGATATATCTTTGGCAAGAACAAAGAATAGTGAGAATGAGAAGATTACTTACATAGTACATGTTTCCAAACCGAGAATGCCAACAATCTTCAATCACCATTCAATATGGTACCAATCAATTCTTAAGTCGATATCTAACTCAGCAGAAATGCTCTACACCTATGATAATGCAATTCATGGTTTTTCGGCGAGTTTGACAATTGAAGAAGTCCAGTTACTAAAGAGCCAAACCGGGGTTCTAAAGGTGACAATGGATAAAAATTACAAACTTCTCACAACTCGAACCCCAAAGTTCCTTGGGCTCGATAAAATTGCTAATATGTTCCCCACGACAACCATCAGTAGTGATGTAATTGTGGGACTCTTAGACACAGGTGTATGGCCAGAGAGCAAGAGCTTCGACGATACTGGATATGGGCCAATCCCGAGCAGTTGGAAAGGCAAATGTGAAACTGGTACCAATTTTAATACCTCAAATTGTAATAAGAAATTGATTGGTGCCAGGTTCTATTCAAAGGGCGTGAAGGCCTCTATGGTTTCGATCGATGAAACCAAAGAGTCTCTATCGCCACGAGACGATGATGGCCATGGAACCCACACAGCGAGCACAGCTGCAGGATCTCCTGTGGAAAATGCAAGTCTTTTCGGCTATGCCAACGGAACTGCACGTGGTATGGCAATCGGTGCTAGAGTTGCTGTTTATAAAGTTTGCTGGAAAGACACCTGTAGCGTTTCTGATATACTAGCTGCAATGGATCAGGCCATTGCTGATCAAGTCAATATTCTTTCCTTGTCTCTTGGAGGTGAAGCAATTGATTACATAGAAGACAACATCGCAATCGGAGCCTTTGCAGCAATGGAGCATGGCATTCTAGTCTCTTGCGCCGCAGGAAATTCTGGTCCTACTTCTTTGAGTGTCACCAATGTAGCACCATGGATTACTACTGTTGGAGCTGGCACACTCGATCGAGATTTCCCTGCATACGTCAATCTGGGAAATGGAAAAAATTACTCAGGTGTGTCGCTTTATAAAGGAAGTTCTTTGCCTCATACTGTGCCATTCATATATGCAGGAAATGCAAGTAGTGATGAAGGAGGAGGTCAAGGGCTATGTTTTCCATACAGCTTGGCACCAGAAAAAGTAGCAGGAAAAATCGTGTTGTGTGATCGTGGAGAAATTTCTAGGGCACAGAAAGGAAACACAGTGAAATCTGCTGGTGGTTTGGGTATGGTGTTGGCCAATGTTGGTACTGGAGAGGAACCAACTGCAGATGTCCATGTTTTGCCAGCAATTTCTGTGGGATTCACAGTTGGAGAAGCGATCAAGAAATACTTGTTTTCTAATCCAAAACCGACAGGTACAATTGTGGTTCAGGGCACAAAAATCGGGATTGAGCCGTCACCTGTTGTTGCACAATTCAGTTCACGAGGCCCCAATTCTATAAACCCACAAATATTGAAGCCTGATTTGATTGCACCGGGTGTAAGTATCTTAGCAGCTTATACTAGGAATAAGAGTCCCACTAGTTTGGATTCAGATCCTAGACGCGTTGATTTCAACATTATCTCAGGCACATCCATGGCATGCCCTCACGTGAGTGGACTAGCGGCTTTGATCAAGTCGGTTCATCCAGACTGGAGCCCAGCCGCCATTCGATCTGCATTGATGACAACTGCTTATACAAATTACAAGAACGGTATGACATTATTGGATAGTGCTAACAATAAGCCAGCAACGCCATTTGATTTTGGGGCTGGACACGTCGATCCTGTTCTTGCGTTAAATCCTGGCCTTGTCTATGATTTAACAGTGGATGACTATTTGTACTTCCTTTGTGCATTGAACTATACAGCTGATGATATTGAAACTATGGCAAGAAGAAAGTATACATGTGACCCAAAGAAAAATTACAGCTTAACAAATCTTAATTATCCTTCCTTTGGTGTGGTCTTTGAGATTGGGAATGGTGTAAAGGAGATTAAACACATGCGAACTCTTACCAATGTGGGTGCTGCAGGAACTTACAAGGTATCAATTAAGTCAGATGCCCCGTCTGTCAAGATCTCAGTTGAACCAAAAGTGATAAGTttcaaaaaaaatgagaaaaaatcaTACATAATTACATTTACCACATCAAGTTCAAAAAGTGCTCAAAGTTTTGGAAGTTTGGAATGGTCTAATGGCAAAACTATTGTTAGAAGTCCTATTGCATTTAGTTGGAATTTACGGCGAAAAGTCCAAGAATGA
- the LOC101501767 gene encoding subtilisin-like protease SBT1.7 — protein METLKKHFIVTLFVILCVCDVSLARTEKSENEKITYIVHVSKSIMPTSFDHHSIWYKSILTSISKSAEILYTYDNAMHGFSTSLTVEEVELLKSQTGVLKVTEDKKYKLLTTRTPQFLGLDKIDTMFPTTKNRSDVIVGILDTGVWPESKSFDDTGYGPIPSTWKGKCETGTNFTTSNCNKKLIGARVFTKGSMGLIEDVESPRDYAGHGTHTSSTAAGSPVENASLLGYANGTARGMAMGARVAMYKVCSTDACSSSDILAGIDQAIADQVNVLSLSLGGQAIDYLEDSIAIGAFAAMEHGILVSCAAGNSGPTSMTVTNVAPWITTVGAGTLDRDFPASVILGNGKNYSGVSLYKGSSLPRTPVPFIYAGNASFNEEGGQGLCLEGSLVPKKVSGKIVLCDYGSISGAVKGDIVKSAGGLGMVLANVVPDDEAVRAIPHVIPATAVGFKAGEAIKKYLFSNPKSTGTIVFQGTKVGVKPSPIVAEFSSRGPNFISPQILKPDLIAPGVNILAAYPRIVSPSGLGSDQRQVDFNIISGTSMACPHVSGLAALIKSIHPKWSPAAIRSALMTTAYSSYKNGLTLLDRANNKSASPFDFGAGHVDPVLALNPGLVYDLTVDDYLKFLCASNYDDSSIEIVVRRKYTCDPKTKYSVTDLNYPSFAVVFESANGVKEIKYTRTLTNVGEAGTYKVSIKSDVPSVKILVEPTVLSFKQNEKKSYTVTFTTSGSQDTPSFGSLEWSNGKTIVRSPIAFSWDV, from the coding sequence ATGGAAACACTTAAGAAGCATTTCATTGTAACTCTTTTTGTTATCCTGTGTGTCTGCGATGTATCATTGGCAAGAACAGAGAAGAGTGAGAATGAAAAGATTACTTACATAGTACATGTTTCCAAATCGATAATGCCAACAAGCTTCGATCACCATTCAATATGGTACAAATCAATTCTTACGTCGATATCTAAGTCAGCTGAAATACTATACACCTACGATAATGCAATGCATGGATTTTCAACAAGTTTAACAGTTGAAGAAGTTGAGTTACTAAAGAGCCAAACCGGGGTTCTAAAGGTGACAGAGGATAAAAAGTACAAACTTCTCACAACTAGAACACCACAGTTTTTGGGGCTCGATAAAATTGATACTATGTTTCCCACGACAAAAAATAGAAGTGATGTAATTGTGGGAATATTAGACACAGGCGTGTGGCCAGAAAGCAAGAGTTTCGATGATACCGGATACGGACCAATCCCGAGTACTTGGAAAGGCAAATGTGAAACTGGTACCAATTTTACAACCTCAAATTGTAATAAGAAATTGATTGGTGCCAGGGTCTTTACAAAGGGCTCCATGGGTTTGATCGAAGATGTTGAATCGCCACGAGACTATGCTGGCCATGGAACCCACACATCGAGTACAGCTGCAGGATCTCCTGTGGAAAACGCGAGTCTTCTCGGCTATGCCAACGGAACTGCACGTGGTATGGCAATGGGTGCTAGAGTTGCTATGTATAAGGTTTGCTCAACAGACGCATGTAGCAGTTCTGATATACTAGCTGGAATAGATCAGGCCATTGCCGACCAAGTCAATGTTCTTTCCTTGTCACTTGGAGGTCAAGCAATTGATTACTTGGAAGACAGCATTGCAATCGGAGCCTTTGCAGCAATGGAGCATGGGATTCTAGTCTCTTGCGCCGCAGGAAATTCTGGTCCTACTTCTATGACTGTCACCAATGTAGCACCATGGATTACTACTGTTGGAGCTGGCACACTCGATCGAGATTTCCCTGCATCCGTCATTCTCGGAAATGGAAAAAATTACTCAGGTGTGTCGCTTTATAAAGGAAGTTCTTTGCCTCGTACACCTGTGCCATTCATATATGCAGGAAATGCAAGTTTTAATGAAGAAGGAGGTCAAGGGCTATGTTTAGAAGGCAGCTTGGTACCAAAAAAAGTATCGGGAAAGATCGTTTTGTGTGATTACGGATCTATTTCTGGTGCTGTGAAAGGAGATATAGTGAAATCTGCTGGTGGTTTGGGTATGGTGCTCGCCAATGTTGTCCCCGATGATGAGGCAGTAAGGGCAATTCCCCATGTTATACCAGCAACTGCTGTAGGCTTCAAAGCTGGAGAAGCAATAAAGAAATACTTGTTTTCTAATCCAAAATCGACAGGTACAATTGTGTTTCAGGGAACAAAGGTCGGGGTTAAACCGTCACCTATTGTTGCAGAGTTCAGTTCACGAGGCCCTAATTTTATAAGCCCACAAATATTGAAGCCTGATTTAATTGCACCGGGTGTAAACATCTTAGCAGCTTATCCGAGGATTGTGAGTCCCAGTGGTTTGGGGTCAGATCAAAGACAAGTTGACTTCAACATCATCTCAGGCACATCCATGGCATGCCCTCATGTAAGTGGATTAGCGGCTTTGATCAAGTCAATTCATCCAAAATGGAGCCCAGCCGCCATACGATCTGCGTTGATGACAACTGCTTATAGTAGTTACAAGAACGGTCTCACATTATTGGACCGTGCTAATAATAAGTCAGCTTCACCGTTTGATTTTGGAGCTGGACACGTCGACCCTGTCCTTGCGCTAAATCCCGGACTTGTCTATGATTTAACAGTGGATGACTATTTGAAGTTTCTTTGTGCATCCAACTATGATGATTCTAGTATCGAAATTGTGGTAAGGAGAAAGTATACATGTGACCCAAAGACAAAGTACAGTGTAACAGACCTTAATTACCCCTCATTTGCTGTGGTCTTTGAGAGTGCGAATGGTGTAAAGGAGATTAAATACACACGTACTCTTACCAATGTGGGTGAGGCAGGAACCTACAAGGTATCAATTAAGTCTGATGTTCCATCCGTCAAGATCTTGGTTGAACCAACAGTGTTAAGTTTCaaacaaaatgagaaaaaatcATACACAGTTACCTTTACTACATCAGGTTCACAAGACACTCCAAGTTTTGGAAGTTTGGAATGGTCAAATGGAAAAACTATTGTTAGAAGTCCTATTGCATTTAGTTGGGATGTATGA